CGTGAACTCCGTCAAGATTTCCTTTGTTCTTTCGGTCCGTTAGATCTTCCTTTTTCACGTTTCTACTCCGCATCTTGAAGCGCCGTTTCATTTTCCTCCGCATTTTTCTcaccccatttttatttttctggccCAAGAAAAGGTAcccttttaatatatattattcaaaaaagaaagagggcaAACTATAAAATAATGCACGTCCCGTTGCATAAACAATCTGCAGTTGTATTATGTCACGTTACGTATCCTCAGACGCCGGTGTCGTGTACGCATTCTGAGGCAAAGGCAATGTCGGATCTCAAGACGATTCGTGAGAGTCTCTAAAAACATCAGATCACCGCACTGAAATTTGTGGTTTGATTTGACTGATCATTTTTTACTCACTCCtctctagaaaaacaaaatgaaaataaataatatatattaaattatactGTGAACAGCCTCGGCTCCCTCCATGAATCGAGAATCTGAAAATGTCTCCTCAtccaagaataattttttttagaaaaagaaaatatttacgAAAAGAGTGGTCCGACATTATTATTTTCCTATGAACACGTAGTGGTCTATCAAACTTAGGAAGGACATCGGCCCACGCGATAGGTTGATGTCAGAAACTGCATTGACAAACCAAAGGCTTCATTAGCgacctaattaaaattaatccccACACCTTAATTATGTAAAAACTTTGCGCTCGCcgtcttgaaaattttaagactctcCAAAATTTCAcggccaaaaataaataacataaagTTTTCTCGATATGCATAACTTGATAACCTGATTACTTATTTTGAGCTCTTATCTTTTAACTATAGAGACCAACATGAGGCATCCGCTAGTTGGTCAAGTCACTTTAATGTGAGCGGCATGGAGCTCCCCTTTACAAGTCTTCAAAGATGCCTTGATTGCGCCCTTTGAGGAGCACAGCAAGCACGAACACCGACGTCGGGCTCTAGGGTTACTTACTTAGCGAAAAAACTCGTAACTCAATTTGTGAAGAGATTACgacatgtatatatgtatatagtcAGGTTTTAATGCCACATGACATGGATGATTTCTCTAGtgagaaattaatgaaaaacttCAGAATTGAACTGATAAAGCAATCTCTTTGAGTCGATGCACATGGCgatttttttgtttggggggTGGCTAATCTACATTTAACCGCTCCATTAAAGACCAAGCCTAGATGAAACCGCAAGTCAACTAGCTGAAACcctagaaaagaagaggaacgaattgttattatttttaaattataaactatAGTCTATTGCTGCATCGGTAGTGGCATTTGTTCTCTGGGTCTGACaaccattaaattttttttggggggttctTTGACCGTTCTACGAACAACATTAAGCACATTCACCGACTGTGGAGACCTTAGATTGAGAGATTAAGGGCTGCATGAAGGCCCTTTTTATATTGGGATTATGTTCTCAATCCAAGGTAGATTAAGGATTCCGAAGTTCCATCCGAGCATTGGGATTCAGAGCGAAAGCATGCGATGGACCGAAAGTGAAACTCCGCTGTTTACTTGAATTATTTCTATACTTGTGAAATTTAAAAAGCtaaatatatatggaataaTTGTCtagaaaatcctaaacctattttcatttttgctaatttagtcttaaagatttcaatttttaccaatttaatcctaaaatttacatgttttgctaatttaatctattcggccaattttgattgcAAATTACTGATATAGACGCTAGTCATTTTACGTGTATGATTGACACTAATGTGAACAtctttaatgatattttaacatttttaataaatttttacattcttcttcttcttttttcttctcttttccttcttttctttactctttttcctttttcctcctgCGACCTCCACCAAGCCTCGTTGATGGCCGATGACTACTAGTCTCAAGCGAGGGAGAGTCACTAGCCTAGGCCTGAGCGTCCCTCACTTGAGGCCAGTGACCTTGGTTGGCCATTGACAAGACTTGACAATGGCCGACAAagggaaaatgagaaaaagaaagaaggaaaagagaagaaaacgaaaaataaaagattcaataaattttttttttttttttttgtcggtcctacacTATTCCTACTCTAGTGACTTTTACCCTGTCTCCTTACAGGGCGTGGAAATTAaaacccactctcgaaactaAATCATCCCTACCCCAACCTCCCTGAGAATGAGGGGATTCGAACCTCCCACCTCTCATATTCTAGATCAGCATCGACCGTGCTATGTAGGATGGTCGGTGTTCACGTCGTAATTTCGGCTGAAATTAACCGGATGGATTTAActagcaaaatgtgaaaatgtttaaaattcaattaacaaaattgaaaaatttataactgaattgataaaaatgcaataaatttaagatttttcgaACAATTTCACCAAATATATACAAACACAGGCTACTCAAACAAATGGTAAAGGAAAAGACTATACTATATAATAAGTGGTCCTCCAAAATAATTTGCATCTAAATTAATGCTTCGTAGTTAGCGAACGGCGCAGATATAAACAAAGGGGATTATTCAGAAACTGGACCTCCAAGTTTCGATTAACCCGATGGAACCGATTGAAGCCCCAGAGCTTGCTGACCACGAGTCCAATAATTCACTATTTAATTTCGTTGttctcaagaaaaaaattattccacCGTATCCCTTTTCGTGTCTTCTTTTTGACTTTGTCTCGCTATGTAGCTTTCGTGGAATTGACCAAACATTGTTATTGTCGCCGTAGAAGCTCAACATgttgtcaaaaaaaaagaaaaagagaaagggcagtgaaaaatgaaacttaAGATTGCTAAGAAAGCAACATGCTTTTTGTAAACGAGGAAAATTATCGaattagttctaaatttattataattctgtaataaacttttcaattttatcaatataatttttttatctaattattGCCGTAAATTACCAATGCAGCAATCCACATTatcaatatcatcatcatgtcaacGATTTTCAATAGCAATTGATGGAAACTACTACATTATTTATGTAGAAGTTTGGGATTGAATtagtgaaattaaaaatattatgacTAATCAGCTTCCACACGATAGGTTAAGGACGGACTGGGCAACTACTTCTGTCTAAACATCTCATGCTAAGCTTCTCACTCTCTTAAGAGCTGGGAAGAAGCATCCCTAGTTGGCTGttttaaaataataagaaaagatGTTGGGACTCTTTCGGGAAGAGGCCAAAAATGGGTACTTCAGTTTCGAATAAAAGATAAACTAGCAAAAACGTCTGCATTACTCAAACTACAAAAATGGAGGGATTGGGGTTTTAGGGAAAACGAAAGGGCAAAGTTTTTACTGTCGACTCAAATTTGGGCAAGTGCCAAAAATTAGTTGAGCCCACGAGGTAGATAAATCAACAACTCTAATCTCCATTAGAGGGAGACCTAGAGCCATCTGTGAAGCCGTCACTTTCATCATCATCGCATAGCGTGGTAGCTCTAAGAACGGGATGCAAGCTTCTATCtacccactctctctctctctctctctctttcaatgaGCGATTAAATATTGTGGTGTTTATCAATCACTTCTCGTCTAGAAAATAAGCTCAAGATAAGGCGAAGACCATACTGTCTTTTTCAGTAGGCCCACCAATAAGAACAGCCaacatgaaaattatttttgagctTTGAAATAATCAATAATCACGTATACATTCTTTTTCAGTAGTCCCTGAACCGTTGTTAATTGTTCAATACACTCCTTTTCGTTTGCTAAAATGTCATATCGGACTTTACTCGTTCTCCAGCGAGACGAAGTTAATGACAGTTTGTATGAAAGTCTTGGTGTGTTTATTATGTGCGTGCCGTTCATCAGGTAACCCAGAAGAGCCATCTGAAGTTGAGTTTCGACGAATTATACATCATGGAAAGGGGCGGACGACGTTCGGTCCAATCGTTGTCACGGTCAGAAAGGCTTCCAGTACGAAATACAATGCTGCATGTGTGCACTGTGAAAAGTCCGGGTCCTCACATGCATCGTGTCTGTATGTATGCTTAGCGTAGCGTCTGTGCGCACGCCAATCCAACCACTCCTGCAGCAGAAGACTTTCCCCCTATATAAAAGGGCTCGTCTTCGCTCTTCGCTCTTCTACCCTTCTTCATCCTGAAGTcacccctccctctctccctccctcctccagCGAAGCAGTGAGAAATGGGGGTTAAGCTGTACGGGCATCCGATGTCGTCGTGCACCGTGAGGGTGATGGCGTGCCTCTACGAGAAAGGGGTCGAGTTCGAGCTCGTCCCGGTCAACATGTTCGCCGGCGAGCAGAAGATGCCGGATTTCCTCGCCAAGAATGTATAGAAAAGACTAGGCGATTTCTCCTCTCCACTGTGTTGTTGCTTTGTGTGTCCTCTTTCTGGGTTGTTTCTGTTGATCATTGCTCTTCTTGTACCTTTGATTGCAGCCTTTTGGGAAGATTCCGGTCCTCGAAGATGGTGATCTTACCATTTTCGGTCAGTTTTTCATGCTCTTGTTCATTATATTTGGCTAGTTTGTGGTCTTACCCTCTCTCATTTCTCTTGTTTTCTGGAAAACGAAATGATGGTGTCAGAGTCGAGAGCAATCACAGAGTACATATCCAAGAAGTACCACGCCCCCGCCACCGACGACCTACTCCGCTCCGACAGCCCCGAGGAGTCCATCGCCGTCCGCGTGTGGGTCGAGGTCGAGTCCCACCACTTCCAGCCGGCGATGTCGCCCATCATCTTCCAGCACTTCGTGGCCCCGCTCCAGGGCAAGGCGCCGGACCAGGCCATCATCGACGACCACCTCGCGAAGCTCGCCGGGGTCCTCGACGTGTACGAGGCGAGGCTGGGCAAAACCAAGTACCTCGCCGGCGACTTCTTCTCCCTTGCCGACCTCCACCACTTCCCCTACATGTTCTACTTAATGAAGACGCCGTGGGCGGCGGCGGTCACCGACCGCCCCCGCGTGAAGGCGTGGTGGGAGGGGATGTGCGGGCGGGAGGCGTTCAAGAAGGTGGCCGAGGGCATGAAGTTTGAGAAGTGAGTGAAGTGGAGAAgacgaaagaaaaataaatgtcgTGCAGGTGTTTGCCTTTTTTGATTCAGTGCTAGTGTACTGTGTAGTGCCCGTTCTGTGTGATTGGTTTATAGGCTAATCGGAAGGTGTGTGTCTGAACTTTTGCCAACTCCATTTTCTAGCAAAGTCTATTTCCAACCACCGCGATCGAGCTCCCCAACGTCGGTCACCAAAACTGATGACCTAGAGCAACCCTATAGGTCCCTTTCGGCAACAAGAACATGAAATTTTGGTCGCTAGACATATCGTCTGTTGCGTAGTAGCTCATGCAACCAAATAATCTGGTCATTTAGAGAAACGGAATTTCGAAATTCGATCGCTACTAAGTGGCCAGAACATGTAGTTCCTACATATCGACCCTTCGTGATCCGGAGaccctttttttgtttctgtaatGATTCGTGCAAACTCCGACTATTCCCTCGAATAGAGGCCGCGTGCACAACATGCACATGTCACATAAAGAGATCGAGAGCTGCGGCGATTGAAGGTGCGTGGAAGAGGGTCAGTcgcagcagcagcggcagcacTTCGCTGCGGTGGCGGTTGGCTGCTTATCGTAAAGAAGACGACggggaaaaaagcaaaagagaggaaaggggaagaagaagagtacaCATAGCACATAGCGGCCATCGGAATGTCACTCTCTATTAGACCCAAAACAAAAATGTCACTCTCAAAAAAGTAAACAGGCCATGCTGACTTAACCCCCAGAAGTCTGAAAAAATCGACACAAACCTTCGTGTAATCGTAATCACAAAGTAAAATCTGTCCTCTCGTCCGCCCCaatcatcatctctctctctctctctctctctctctctttctatcttTTCGTCTCTTTGGGGAGAGGTGCCATCACTGCCATGGCCGCATTATCGGCTGCAAAGCTCTCTACTTGCGAGACAGTAAAATCAACAGTTCCCTTCACCGTACTATTGAAAAATAGGTAAAAAAGAGAGGGATGAGcaggagaaaaagaggaaaaatctGTACGTGCAGAAGCAAATTTTGCGCTGCACGTGTTACTGCTTGCCAGTCAAAGCTGCAGTacagaaaattgaaaatcttctGTTCATTTTTTCACTTGGAGATTAATTTTCACACGTTGGGAGATCTAAGCAACGAAAATGACATTAATGGTACTCATCATCCAATATaacttttgaacttttaatttacttaaaatagtttttaaattattaataaatatttaatatagtcatttgATTTATTCAAACAATAAATCAAACGTTATTTTTATGACACGAATTATTATATGGTAAgttggatttttgaaaaatcatgaCTCAACATGTCCActtttcattaaatgaaaaaagaaaaatcaagaggCTAAAATATTCATCATTCCTTGATAACATGGATATCTTGGACTAAGTTTAATATTTTACATGAATAATCCATGTGtaacttcttcatttttataTCGTTAAAACTTAACACGTTAGAAAAAGTCACATTAGtagattttattaaatttgaatgaatagaaatataatATTGAGTATTTTCATATAGATTAAGGATTATATTGGATGTTTATCGATATTTCAataactatattgaacaaattaaaattttagaggtAACTTTGCAAATTAAACTATAATTCATAGAGTACTTGTGTTATTTTCTCACTTGATATGCAAAGCTTTATACAATTGcttatagaaaatgaaaaagataattttttaatccttttcTGCAAAATCACGTGAcaggccaatttttttttttttttattggccGACAGAGACATATGGATGGAAGGATAAATGACGTGGGTTCCCTTTACAACCTGTTTGTTTCCCACGTTTAGAAAGTGATTATTGACTTTCGGATGAATATAAGAAAAAGGCTGTCTTAAACTGCAATTATTCTCGCTATAGCCGCATCGAATCTGGCGTCCTGTGGCGGTGGCCGCGCTAGATCCGAGCTGGGCGGCCATGGCCCAAATCTGGCGTCTCGCGGCGAGGGGAGGGGTCGATGATGGCAGTGGAGAGGAGAGTTGATCATGGTGAAGGCCGTGGCGGGGCGGGTGGCCGACCACGTCGGACGGTGGTGTGCGGTGAAGGGGACATTTGGTCTTTGAAAATAGGAATTTCGTGTAGAGGTATCAAATCAGATTTATGTTTTTAGTGATAAGTAAAAAATGAGGTATACTTTTCGTATTTTCAATAAAAGAACCCGTCAGGAAATAAACTAATAcattataatttatgaatttttttccctggtctttttctttataattaattataagtCACGTGCACTTTAGATTCCattatgttcatttttttccttattgaaaaCAGATTGGCTTTAAaggattttagatttttttacaACAAGTGGGTTTTAAAGAATGACATAAACTTGAATGGAATGTCAAATGGCATGTTTCAACTaagttatattatttattttcttattttataaattgatattAAGTAAAAATACAACTCATAAAATAATCTAACATTTGAATTATTCGAcgtaattttaattttagatagaTAAATTGCTTACTTATTCACATGCTAAAATAAGTACACTTCACAATATGAATATTATTCATGTAAAGTCCatgtaatttgaaattgatttagaGAAAGGACGAGGAAAAAAAGcataaattataaagtattaGTTAGTTTCCAGatggggaaaatttcaattaaaaacatgAAGTGGAaccgttttctcaaaaaatgactCAAAGTAGATATTGTCTCAAACAATGATCTGAAGTGACTaacttagtttcaaataagagcctcaACTTAAAAGCCATCCAAATCTTATTTGTAACTAGGAGTATTTTTgtctaaagactttttttccttctttttaaaattttttttttctccttttctttcttttcttcatcatccttATGCCTCCACCTTTTCACTCTTTAGATCGTGTTCTCCAAGGTCCATCTCTATCTTCCCTACTGAAATAGCCATCAATGCCCTCAACCTCATTCATCATTGCCCTCAACAGCAATTCTAGTACCTTTGTCAAAATATGTAGGTCAATCCAAGCCCTAGATCGAGCATGAGTGGATCAAGATGTGACGCTCAGCTTGATTCGATCCCCACATCTTGTGGTCATGGTCAAGCATGAAGCACGATGAGGTGTAAGCCATTAGCTTGCTGTCCTTGTTGTCGCCGATGCTCAAATTCAAATTGGTCCTCACGTAGGTTATGATTGATCTTAGCGAGGAGAAGTCGGATTGAAGTgcctaagccaaatttattaGAGGTTTTTGAGGAATCTCCGTGATACTCATATGCATTGATTGGTTCAGTGAAATACATGGTTTTGGGGATTTTTGAGcgattttgcactttttttgtcttgttattctctctcaaatctgTGCTAATAATATTTCAGAGTTAGAGAGgcaaatttgtttgtatatgtGTAGGCCAGAGTCATCCATTTTTTAGATTGAGTGCTATTTGATTCGAATCACAACTGGAGGCAAATATCTTCAATCACGAGTCAAAATGATTCAATAGCTTTTATAGATAACCAGCGTGCATGACACAATTGGACCCTCTCAAGAAGCCACATGTTCTATCTCAATGCAAGTTGCATCTatgaatgttatgaatagtcCAACCTAGACCTAATAAAACATTCCCAAGAAGCTACAAGTGAAAGTTATCACGGCATAGCCAAATTCATTAGCAGGGAGAGCATGAAACTGTTACTTTAATTGCCATAAGTTTTTACAACTAAATTGAATAAAGACAAAACCCACTTATGGATATATCTCGATTCTCAACTTCATTATCATCGTTAGAGAAGGTGATTGGTGGCGAATAACTTAAAAATTGGCTTATGCCAAAATCAATGAGTGCTTGGGTGAGGATGTGAAATTACATAATGTAGAGCATGCGCTTTGAAGTTTGTTGATAGGGAGACTGTAGAATTGAAGTACACAATTTGCAGTTTTGCAAAACTGCAGAACTTCTCGAATATCTTtccgttttcttcttttcctaaattgCTCAAATTGTTTTGCACCTATGCAAGCTTGTGCATGAGGAGTCTAATGTATTTGTCAAGAATGAGGTgagcaagatgaaaaaagaaagaaaagaataaaaaagaaaaaagaaaaaaagtctttagatgaaaataccctagctgcaaataagatttgactagCTTGTAAGTtgaaacccttatttgagactaaatcGTTACTTCATGCCCCTATTTAAAACAATATCTATTTTAGGCCCTTAAttgatattttcccttttcgGATGGGATCTTATggcaaaaatacaaataataggCCCATACcctaaaaacctcaaacttttgcttttgatcaaattctattttttgtcACATAAAAAGCCTCCAACTTTAAGTTTAGTCCTAATtctatcataaacttttttttggtaaaaccCTCAACTTTAAGTTGAGTCCCAATTATaccataaacttatttttttttttaatctcataaaCAATCCTCAAGTTTAGGTCTAGTACCAATTCtaccctacattttttttttgccttatcAAAAAAACTCTAGTTTCAAttttattcaacttttttttggtcTCAAAAAAGATCACAAACTTTTATTGAGTCTCAAATCTACCTCTATTAACTCTTCAGAAAAATCGTCCTTTGTGATTTTATGCTCAATCTTTGATCTTTTGTGTTTGGGAATGTCCCATCTCTCGTGGTCAGAGAGCTCGCACTTGGGACATTCAAACAGTTCGTAGTTAGGAGTTTTTCATCTCACAATTGTCAACAAGAATTTTTGGATGAATGGTTAATGGGGTAGATTCGTGACTCAAGTgaaattttatggttttttatgagattgtaaaattttttgggtaaaattggGACAAGATCTAAAGGTGTGGGTTAtttatggataaaaaaaaaaagtttatgatagaATTTGGATAAAAGTTAAAGTTGAaggttttttaggatattagGCCCAAATTTGCCCCGCTTTTTACTTATTACTAAAATCATGAATACAATTGGATACCTTTACACAAAAATTCCTTCTTTGAAAAGACCATATGCCTCTTTTTGTGAATGCAACCACCGAACTGTTTCACAAACACTAGCCTCCATCATCTAGAGGCCTCTGTCTCCCCTCAACCACACACAATTAGGTAAGCATGTCAATGCATTTAATGATTATtcactatttaaaaaaaatatcaatgagAGATAAAATTTGAAAGTAAATGTTTCAAAAAGATAATTACATACCACGTTAATACCATGTAAAGGAAATTGAtattttcgtgacaaatttaacaaaaactaacaaactgatatatttatgataaatttatcatccgCTGTTACCGTTAAATTGTACTGTCAAATTAGTGAGTTTTATAACAAGTGACAGTTGatgattgtactaatttaggggTTTTACCTTTcgtttgtcataaatgtatcggtttttagtttttgatagtcaaaaaataagtttgaagtaatttttttatatacgtaccagtttaagattttttatggtgaaaAATTAGTGTTCGGTAAGTTTgtcacacacatatatataaccgtattttctctttttaccttttttcaaatttaaaatcaacaATGGAAAAAAATCGAAAGAGATAATCGTTAGAGAACGCAATTTGAGATCCTTTTCCTATGTCCATTTTTCTGTGAAATTTAAActcattaaaaaaacaaaagcctaggaataataaattaataaatccaTACTTATTGCTTGAATATACGAGCCGCGCAGCGCGGCTATATAAAGCGTAACAACCAGGCAGGGAAGGCGAAATGCGCATTGCGGCTCGACACCGTACCAGCAGAGCCCGGtacggcccggcccggcccgttTCCACACACAA
The sequence above is drawn from the Eucalyptus grandis isolate ANBG69807.140 chromosome 11, ASM1654582v1, whole genome shotgun sequence genome and encodes:
- the LOC104426738 gene encoding glutathione S-transferase F13; the protein is MGVKLYGHPMSSCTVRVMACLYEKGVEFELVPVNMFAGEQKMPDFLAKNPFGKIPVLEDGDLTIFESRAITEYISKKYHAPATDDLLRSDSPEESIAVRVWVEVESHHFQPAMSPIIFQHFVAPLQGKAPDQAIIDDHLAKLAGVLDVYEARLGKTKYLAGDFFSLADLHHFPYMFYLMKTPWAAAVTDRPRVKAWWEGMCGREAFKKVAEGMKFEK